A genomic region of Spodoptera frugiperda isolate SF20-4 chromosome 31, AGI-APGP_CSIRO_Sfru_2.0, whole genome shotgun sequence contains the following coding sequences:
- the LOC118276467 gene encoding DALR anticodon-binding domain-containing protein 3 has translation MIESALDNFSDKLFLYLTGKSKDPRSLLVKKHNENFHTHGDYSFPNTLKSWHDYVNYYCGQETDHETLTLLQAIGRECKDIINESKKWELAVQRAKEEKGRIYLFLDRPKAIRAGLAEGLRNNAVLTHELNESVSEVQLDPSCVKESDLTSLRAKYVCNVVKNLCALSKVNSPVMVTSKSSTTCEGCHKVLCGTVLNSKTGAKEVNIRADDFIRLRQDEMTLIAQHKYGVRISTDTKWKEFLAHLGESAAAFELLQTKPSGAVKINFDCSAGSSKGASFILYNCARLETIIRTYNDKVADGTYPELPQFDDVDFSLLVQEDEWHLIFNYILGLPSLLNNSVEVNDRACDFRPHHICSYLCSMVRIFSQYYRKTRILVEPRKHLLPVIFARIHMLKILNETLKTCLNILNIKSVSQM, from the exons ATGATAGAAAGTGCGCTAGATAATTTTTCAGACAAACTTTTCTTATACTTAACGGGAAAGTCGAAAGATCCACGAAGTCTTTTAGTGAAGAAACATAATGAAAATTTTCATACCCATGGCGATTATAGTTTTCCTAATACGCTGAAATCTTGGCATGATTATGTCAATTATTATTGTGGTCAAGAAACTGATCACGAAACTCTAACATTGCTTCAAGCAATTGGTAGAGAGTGTAAAGATATAATAAATGAATCTAAAAAGTGGGAATTGGCTGTGCAGCGAGCGAAGGAGGAGAAAGGgcgtatttatttgtttttagatCGACCAAAAGCTATCCGTGCGGGGTTGGCGGAAGGACTGCGGAATAATGCAGTGTTAACACATGAATTAAATGAAAGTGTATCAGAAGTTCAGTTAGATCCTTCTTGCGTGAAGGAATCGGACCTTACCTCGTTACGTGCGAAGTACGTTTGTAATGTTGTGAAGAACTTGTGTGCGCTGAGCAAAGTAAACTCGCCTGTAATGGTCACTTCTAAATCTTCTACCACATGTGAGGGATGCCACAAAGTACTCTGTGGGACAGTACTAAATTCTAAAACTGGTGCTAAAGAAGTTAACATAAGAGCTGATGattttattag GTTAAGACAAGACGAGATGACTCTCATAGCACAACACAAGTATGGAGTAAGAATATCAACAGATACAAAATGGAAGGAGTTCCTAGCTCATTTGGGGGAGTCCGCAGCTGCCTTTGAGTTACTACAGACAAAGCCCAGTGGTGCTGTCAAGATCAATTTCGATTGTTCAGCTGGGTCTAGTAAAG GTGCATCGTTCATATTGTACAATTGTGCCCGTCTGGAGACTATAATAAGGACATACAATGACAAAGTTGCTGATGGAACATATCCTGAGCTGCCACAGTTTGATGATGTGGATTTCTCTTTGTTAGTACAAGAG GATGAATGGCACCTAATATTCAACTACATACTAGGATTACCATCACTACTGAACAATAGTGTGGAGGTCAACGACCGGGCCTGTGACTTCCGACCACATCACATTTGCAGCTACCTCTGCTCTATGGTCAGAATATTCAGCCAGTATTATAGGAAAACTAGAATCCTGGTG GAGCCCAGAAAACATCTGCTTCCAGTAATATTTGCTAGAATCCATATgctgaaaatattaaatgaaacacTCAAGACCTGtctgaacattttaaatattaaaagtgtTTCCCAAATGTGA
- the LOC118276060 gene encoding dnaJ homolog subfamily C member 25 homolog — MNLKYNYFIFVCVTWQFAVVSSADHLLEGIYCGKENCYEVLGVTREATKNEIAKSYRQLAKKFHPDLHRTPETKKEAEEKFKEIATAYEILRDDEERSDYDYMLDNPQEYYAHYYRYYRRRMAPKVDVRIVIAVTITIISIIQYYSAWSKYDTAIKYFMTVPKYRNKALELAKTEMKEVQSKSKGPKKSKAEQKVEQDRLIRKVIEEKMDIKGSYAKPEIVDILWVQLIILPYTIAYYIYWYLRWFWNFTLMKRPYGEEEKLYLIRKYMKLGQHQFNAIEDSEKQEFLDEELWIKENFKVWKEIKDEEAKKALAENNKYKQYRRYIKQHGVGRMTFDDS; from the coding sequence atgaatcttaaATACAATTACTTCATCTTTGTGTGTGTAACATGGCAGTTCGCCGTGGTCTCATCAGCGGATCATCTGTTAGAAGGAATTTACTGTGGAAAGGAGAACTGTTACGAAGTACTTGGTGTCACAAGAGAAGCTACTAAAAATGAGATAGCTAAAAGCTACAGGCAACTGGCCAAAAAATTTCATCCTGATTTACACAGGACACCCGAAACTAAAAAGGAGGCCGAAGAAAAGTTTAAAGAAATAGCCACTGCCTACGAGATCTTGCGCGATGATGAAGAAAGATCTGACTATGATTACATGTTGGACAATCCGCAGGAGTACTACGCTCACTACTACAGGTATTACAGACGCCGTATGGCGCCGAAAGTCGACGTCAGAATCGTGATCGCCGTGACTATTACCATCATATCGATCATTCAGTACTACAGTGCGTGGTCTAAGTACGACActgctattaaatattttatgacagtGCCAAAGTATAGAAATAAGGCTCTAGAATTAGCCAAAACTGAAATGAAAGAGGTTCAATCTAAAAGTAAAGGCCCTAAGAAATCAAAAGCTGAACAGAAAGTAGAACAGGATAGGCTTATTAGGAAGGTGATTGAGGAGAAAATGGACATCAAGGGGTCTTATGCAAAGCCAGAGATAGTAGACATCCTGTGGGTACAACTCATTATTTTACCTTACACTATTGCTTACTATATTTACTGGTACCTGAGGTGGTTCTGGAATTTCACATTAATGAAGCGTCCATATGGTGAAGAGGAAAAGCTATATTTAATCAGGAAATATATGAAGCTTGGACAGCATCAGTTCAATGCTATAGAGGACTCAGAAAAACAAGAGTTCTTGGATGAGGAACTCTGgataaaagaaaactttaaagtttggaaagaaataaaagatgAGGAAGCTAAGAAAGCTCTagcagaaaataataaatacaagcAGTACAGAAGGTACATCAAACAACATGGAGTTGGCAGGATGACGTTTGACGACTCATAG